The DNA segment TAAGGGCTGTTCCCTTCTTGTCGGTCCGCAAATGGAGAACTCTAGCTCATCCCGGAAGTCTCATTGGAAGAGGCAATATACTTGACACACACAAACAAACTGCCTCTTGGCCATCGAATCCGATGAAAGAAAAACAAACGCTGTTCGATAGACGTCTATCAATACCCTTTGTTGGGCATATGGTCAGAGAGAAAGAAAGCAGTTCAACGTTCACCTCAAGGTGGCAATCTACAAGACAGATACTGGGACAATTGATCTCGTAGTGTGACTCCATTATTGTCGGCCATGTCGCAGAGTTGCTGCTTGTAACTTGTGTCAAGTTCATGAGACCACGGCATCTCATGTCTCACTTCATCATCCAAGTCGATTATTATGTTCTGCAGCAAGCAGCAGACGAGAATTATTCTTGGCAGTCTATGTTTGTCGGGTCTCCACATCACCCCTTGAATGATCTTCCACATAGCCTTCAGCCTTGCCAATGCCCTCTGTGCCACCACCCCGGCCGCAGAAAGTCTTTTATTGAACTCGGTTTTCGCATCCGAAAGATCCTTCCCCTGGTAGGGAGTGAGAAGCCATGGAAGAAGGGGGAAGTCTGAGTCTCCAATTATGTACTCCCTCGATTCTAAACCTTTGGGAAGCTCCACCGTGTCTCCATCCAGCCTTGCGCCTTTCTCACACATTTTAAAGAAGCCTGAGCTGCGTAACACTGGCAACTCATTCATGCTCCCAGGCCAGCCGGTGACTATATCTCGGAACCTCATATCAGGGTCAATGATAGCCTGCAACACCATGCTGTGGTTATTCTCATGGTCAACCCATATTTTACtggaagagtctactgtagataggCACATCATAATGTGGGTTGCATCAATGACACCACAACAGTTTGGCAAACCCCAGATCTTTTCAAACTTGGACTTAATGTCTTTCATCTCTTGAGTGGTTGGCCATTTGAGATGGTGGAGAGCTCTCTCTTCCATAGCTTCCACAAACCGCCATGTCACTTGGGCGACAGTTGACTGGTTCATCCCAAATGATACTCCAACATTCAATAGTGACTCACCAGAGCTTAATCTTCTCAAAGCAACAGCAACTTGATCTTCTACAGACAGAAATTTGCCATCCGCAAAAGCAAAATTTGATGTTTTTCCCATCAAGTCATCCCTGACCAATGAGCATATGTAGTCGAATGTTTTCCTTGATATCTTGAAAACCGACTCAAATTTTCTTGGTTCTTCAGATAAGTGTCCTGGAAGCATCAAGAATGGAAAATGTTCACTGCACTCGTGAAGAATGGTTCGAGAATATCTCATAAGCATCATAAAATAGCATTTTAAAGCTGATTGTCAATTCATCGATAAATGCATGTCCATGAATTGCTTTGGAAAGGAACTATCAGTTTTACCTCTCCACAGAGTAAAAAATAATGCATTTTATTATCCATTATAATATGTAAGCAGAGGCAGTTTGCTTTTTAAAATTCatacagaacttgccaagaagatagcTTGCCTTTCACATCTGAAGTATATCCCATCGACTGAAATCAAGCATGCCCACATACTACTAGTAAGTCAGATTAGTTTCTGATGTCCCAACAATAACTTCTGTAATCTATTAGAAATGGCTATCAGAATCACCAGTCTTGCAGAAATAATAGTAGGGAATTGTACATCATTTGAAATACTGAACATGACGAATCAGATGACTAGAACAGTTACAAATAATGGTCCTTAGATTTTAGCACTTTTAAGCCAATATCGAAAAGTAActtcaataaaaatatatatatatagcttataAAGAAAACAACTATACATGCTAGTGTCGACTAATCATAATGAGTAGTGATGTAGCCCATGAAAAAAGACAGAACACAAAGTACTTTAGGCTACACAAAAGCTCCCTTCAGTTCAAACCCATATGTTCAATTTGCAATATCAATCAATATATTGTTACATGCTATTTCAGGAGTTCTGCAACTGATATTCCTTCTATGTTGAAACTAATAGTTGCAAGCTGATCTCAATAATTTAGTGGTTCAATTCTAAGGAACACTCTACTTGACATATGTTAGCATTGCCTCTTTTGGGATTGGATATCTAGCAAGTTCCTCATGCAGTATCTGACACATGTTGCTGTTAGGATGAGCAAGACTACATGCATTTAGTATGAAAAGACAACTGCAAATTTGCTTTGACTGGATGGGaaaaatttttttaatgataaagaTCATGTAGAGGCCATTGGCACATTTCTAAGTTATTCACTCCATGGTAATATACTTGGAAATTTTATCCTTTAGCAACGGCCAATCTATTTGCATAGTAAACTGCACAGCTCTTTGTTCGGTTAATAACTTGATAATTGTGAACAAAATAAATCCTAACTTGACCATGACTTTTGGTGATCaagaagaaaatcatgtacgACAAGATGTACTGAATGCTTGCTATTGTGTTGATGAAATCAGACAAAATCTATGTGAGTTCGTAATATCTAATAGTTCCATTTGCTTGAAACTTTCGGATAAGTGACAGGGTTAGCTACAGTGTTCAAGAAATCTAATAGAGTCAACATTCAACCAGAAGTTAATCGTTGACATATACCAACATGATCATTATTTCTAGCAagtaaaaatataaattctttctttactgaagttgtacAATGAAACTACATGAGAAATACTTAAAGCTCTCTGTCTACACCTCCAATAAATACCAACAGCCATCGTATGGCTATCACTCAGATATCAACTATTAATCAAaatgtttatgataaataaacaatgCTCATTTAGcaacaaaataaaacaaagtaTCAACTAAATGCAGTCAAGCAATCTTCACAAGCAAAAACAAAATATACAGCAGCATTCTGAGGCAAATTGCAGGGAGCCATTTCCAAATCCAAATTTTGAGAAtattccagtgatttaaaaagcgctaggcactaaggtccaaaaatgcccgaggtgctcgcccgagcgaaacgaggcgctaaaatataaaaatatataatataattaataaatataattatttaaataaaaatatgatattaaattaaaaaaatcttagaaaatcacaatatcacattaacaaaaaatctcaaaattcaaaacaataacaataattttaaataaataaaaattaacagtattaaaatcaaaataatataatattaatctaataaataaaaaaatattgttactagtatactgttaatatactgttaacagtatattatcgAGTCAATGTGAGAAGAGGTAGCGGCGAGCAACAACAGCGGGAATAGGAGCGGGAGAGGCGAGCGGtgacagtggcaacggtagcggTAGCAGCGAGAAGCGACAGTGAGAGCAGAggcggcgagcgacgatagtggcagcggtagcagcgagagcgggagcgacgagcggtgatagtggcagcggcaacggTAGCGTCGAGTAGCGACAGCGacaacgggagcgggagcgacgagcgacgattgtggcagtggtagcagcgagcaacggcagcaggagcggcgacagcgaTAGCAGTAAGCAGCGGGAacgacgacagtggcagtggcagcgggagcggcgacagtgggggtggcagcggtagcaacgagcaaCAGCAGCGGGAGCGACaacgacgagcagggttaggatTGGGAAGTCGAGAGAGGAAGGTTGATATCggcgctttagttggttcgattgaaccaactaaagcaccgaagaccaaaccagacctaaaacactggttcggtcgcttggtttaacccgggtgctcgcccgaagtgcccaacgcctgggctcagACGAGCACCCAGGAGACACCTCTTTGAAGCCCACtgcttggaaatgaagcgagaCGCTCGGGCCTTGCCTTGCCTCGCCTCACCACTGATTTAACTACTTAGTGCATATCTCGCTTAGCACATGGATGCCTCTAACAGATAAGCCATTTTGACCACTAGAGAAGTTGCTGAAGATATTTTATCGTTCCATGATTATCTACATATTTACTTGTCTTCTCTCCTACTGGAAAGACAACCCTTGGAAAATGCAAAAAACTGTTGGACAATTCTTTAGTACATTTTTGGCTCCCTCTAGTTAAATCCATTGAATATGGACAATAATATGacattaataaaaaatctaaacCCTCACATCCATCATGAAATCCTTTTAGACCCAAGTGTTGTTGGTGGAAGAAGATCAAAATATTGGGCAGTTTTTTAGACCGTTAGGGAGGTTGCTAGTCATTATAGAATAATCAAGCAACTACAATATCTAGTAAGATAACACCAACTCCTTTTATATCATCATGAAAGGATTTTCTTAACATTTTCATAACCAAATTACTCTCTACTTCCAAACGAAAGAGTCCACTATAATGCAAGACGGTCTTGAGAAAGAGGAATTATAAAAAATCCACCACAAGCCAACAACACCTCTGATAGGGGGAAAACTCACCCCCTAGTCACAGCTCGCCACATGGCATCCAGCTCAGCCTGTCGAGCGGGACTCGAATGATATGGCAATCACCTAGGCCCAACAACAATAGTAAACCCAGGAGGGAATATCCAGCCCATACCATAAAATATTCCCTTGAGTCCAACCTATTATAAAGGCCCATCAATTTACTGTTACCCAGGTCAATTATTGTTCACCCGTGACTCCACTTTCCACTTCGGCCCTAACTTGAGCGTTAAAGGGACCGAGTCGGACACCCAACCGGACACAGGTCTTCTTGCAGGTCGATTTATCGGCGGACACCCAAATCACCTTCGGACTTTTGTGCACACAACCTAGGATTAAGTCGGGTTGACCAAGGCGTCACTGATAATCACTCCATCAACCTCTATGGTATCAGTTTTCCATAACTTGTTCTTTTCTCGGAAGCAAGGTTTAATAAACTGCCCAAAACTAGTTTATCGACATTTTGCTAAATAGAAAGGGAAGAGTGTGGAGCCAAAGAAGTCTCTATTTGGTGCTCATTAGTTGAAGTACTTTAGGATACAAATATTGCGAACTAAGAGAAGTAAAAGCTTTGTTAGTGGCATTATCTCTATATTTAGAAGCTTATACAAAAAGTTTGTAACatgaaaaatatttgtaatttctTGGATTCAAGCATGATATTGGCATCAAGATGATTCCAAATTATGTAGAGATAGAGAAAATGCCATGTGCTACAGCACAAGACCTTGAATCGTAGCACAGACTACTCAAATTAAACAGTGGAGTTTTCTGCTTGCTGCAGTTGAGATGGTAGAATTTCAGATATGAGTTGCTAAATGTAAAGCTTAAGAATTAGAGGAGTGTCATCATTTGATGCTCGTTCACAGCACAAGTACTTCATGATACCCGGAATACAGCACCCAGTGCCTAGCAGTTGGTATCGGTTTTTGCAAGTTTTTCTAAAGTGTTTCTTCAAGGTAAATGTGTTGAAAGCATCTGAACACTtcggtttttctttttttgtcacaCTTCTAATTTCAATTTTTCTTGTTTTAATATGGCATgttaataagtcattgaaagatgATCACTTGCTattgttttctattttctttACGAGACTAGTCCTTGCACCTTAGGGCAAATTTCAATCAATCCTTTTCTTTCTATTTACTGTTGTTTGGTTCTCATACTTTGAGGATTTCacgatgtaaaaaaaaaaaataaatccacGATTACAAGAAACCCTAAACCAAATTCCTCATGCTTCACGGAGATCATAGCATCCACACAATAGATCAAGAAATTGTCATCTGATGTAGATTTTACGATAATGCAAACAAAACAAGATATTCTTAGTTTGTTCATCAGCCGAACAGTCTAACATTCACCTCTAAGATTTGAGATATTGTAACAAGCATGTGTTCAGGCATTATCATTTGCTACATTGAGTGTTTTATGGTAGCAACCATTCGCATTACATAATAAGCCGACAATTAGAGCAGGAATATCACTCTAAAGACATCCCCTTTCTTGATTTCATAAACTCCATAAAAAGAACCAAATCATAGATATGAATCCACTATCGACAACACGAAATGCCTTGATGATTGATATATCTTGAGGGTCGACATTATTGCCAAAAAGAAGCATCTCACTCCAAGAACATGACCTTCATTGACATCCAGCATCCCCAATCGGAAGGTGTTCTCGTACTAGATGTTAACCATTGTTACTCCTTAATCAAGATGATACTGATGCATTACAATTACTGGAAGAGGATCAAGATTCTAATTCGGGCCCTTATGCATTACCAGAGGCACTCGAGAAACCCAATCTAACAAGCCGAAGACTACGAGACCCATCGACTGCGATCAAACTCATACAAGAAAAGCTTGCCCATTCGAGACCACCGATCCCACGAAATAGAAAATGACCATAACAAACGAGAGCAAAGCAGAACAAGAAGGAAGAAAGGTAGGCACCTGTAATCCTTCTTGAGAAGTCAACCCACCAATCATCGCCACCCTGCCCCGCCGCCGTCGACGCGGAGGCCGCCACGTTTGTcttccccctcttcctcttcttgaaCCCTCTAACGGGGCCCATGATCACGACTCTACCACCCCAAACCGGATTCCAGAGCTCACCGAGAAGGATCAGCGCACACCAAAGAAATCTTGAACTGGAGAAAGGAAGATACAGAGTAAGACAGAGAGAGACAGGTCACCGGGCTCCTCAGGAGAAGagcgaagaggagaggagaaagacAAAGCAGATCTCTCTGAGTGGGGACAGGATGCGGGTAGCAGCGAAGGGTGCCTAGCGCGGGCATGCAAGGCTAGTATACAGAGCAGGaaagaagagagggagagagcggCAGAGGGAAAAGGTTAGTAGGGGAGAGAATGCCGCTGCTTCTGCTGTTGCTTCCATGGCATGCACAACACAATGTTTCCATGGATGATGAGGGTCGAGAGCAGCAGCAAAGCAGTATCTAATGAGGATTTCTTGTCATGGGGCGGTGCAGCCACCAAATATGGAGTCAGGCGTTGCGAACGGGGCTTCGGTGCGTTGCGACCTCGAGAAGAGTTGTTGGCTTGGTCAAGCCGAGCCACTTCACGCCCCTGTCACAAGAACCGAAACCCATCATCAGCAAGCCCATTTGATCTGACGGCTAAACTAGTTAATGTCTTTGCTCATGCGATCGAACCCTTCTACGGGGCGTTACCTGCGTGACACGCAAGGGATTCATTCAGGAAGCCGAAAAGTCGTGTGCGTGTCGGACGACGACTCGCGGTGCTTCCTGTCTCCTGTTCGGCGGCTCGGACAAATAATTGCGGCACGCAGCTGGCGGCCCATGGGCTTCATTTAATGGATCTTATGCGCTCACCATCCTATCGTATGCCCAGTGGGAAATCTTGTTTGACGACAATGTCCTGCAGGTGTTTGATCGCAGGTCTGTGTATGATCCGGCAATGATAGAAGCAGTTTCCCGTGGCGGAAAACTGT comes from the Musa acuminata AAA Group cultivar baxijiao chromosome BXJ2-8, Cavendish_Baxijiao_AAA, whole genome shotgun sequence genome and includes:
- the LOC135618598 gene encoding protein ALP1-like yields the protein MGPVRGFKKRKRGKTNVAASASTAAGQGGDDWWVDFSRRITGHLSEEPRKFESVFKISRKTFDYICSLVRDDLMGKTSNFAFADGKFLSVEDQVAVALRRLSSGESLLNVGVSFGMNQSTVAQVTWRFVEAMEERALHHLKWPTTQEMKDIKSKFEKIWGLPNCCGVIDATHIMMCLSTVDSSSKIWVDHENNHSMVLQAIIDPDMRFRDIVTGWPGSMNELPVLRSSGFFKMCEKGARLDGDTVELPKGLESREYIIGDSDFPLLPWLLTPYQGKDLSDAKTEFNKRLSAAGVVAQRALARLKAMWKIIQGVMWRPDKHRLPRIILVCCLLQNIIIDLDDEVRHEMPWSHELDTSYKQQLCDMADNNGVTLRDQLSQYLSCRLPP